A stretch of the uncultured Trichococcus sp. genome encodes the following:
- the metF gene encoding methylenetetrahydrofolate reductase [NAD(P)H], with product MKIESKFQKKKPVLSFEIFPPKRDKAIQNIDETLAILSELNPDFISVTFGAGGSHTDNQTVELAKRIKQQYGIDPLVHLTCLNSSKFEICELLEELKEAEIDSILALRGDKNPAVEEKQDFRYASDLVKFIRQYGDFSISGACYPECHTESKNKIEDIAYLKEKVDSGVQHLISQLFFDNNAFYSFQEHIQIAGMHVPVEAGIMPVINKAQIERMVTLCGASLPEKFSRVMHKYEDNKEALFDADMAYAINQIVDLLAHDVDGIHIYTMNNPIVAKRICDGIKNLI from the coding sequence ATGAAAATAGAATCCAAATTCCAAAAGAAAAAACCGGTGCTTTCCTTCGAAATTTTTCCGCCGAAGCGCGATAAAGCGATCCAGAACATCGATGAGACGCTTGCGATTCTGAGTGAACTGAATCCTGATTTCATCAGCGTCACTTTTGGTGCCGGTGGAAGCCACACGGACAATCAGACTGTTGAATTGGCCAAACGCATCAAGCAACAATACGGGATCGATCCGCTGGTGCATCTGACTTGCTTGAATTCTTCGAAATTCGAAATCTGCGAATTGCTGGAGGAACTGAAAGAGGCCGAAATCGATAGCATTCTTGCCTTGCGCGGGGATAAAAATCCGGCCGTGGAAGAAAAGCAGGACTTCCGGTACGCCAGCGATCTGGTCAAATTCATCCGGCAGTACGGTGATTTTTCCATCAGTGGCGCCTGTTATCCGGAATGCCACACGGAATCGAAGAACAAAATCGAGGATATCGCCTATCTGAAAGAGAAGGTGGACAGCGGGGTGCAGCATCTGATTTCCCAACTCTTTTTCGACAACAATGCCTTCTATTCCTTCCAGGAACACATCCAGATTGCAGGTATGCACGTTCCGGTCGAGGCGGGCATCATGCCGGTCATCAACAAGGCGCAGATCGAAAGGATGGTGACGCTCTGCGGGGCGTCCTTGCCGGAAAAGTTTTCCCGAGTGATGCACAAATACGAAGACAACAAAGAGGCACTTTTCGATGCCGACATGGCCTACGCGATCAATCAGATTGTCGATCTGCTGGCGCATGACGTGGACGGCATCCATATCTACACGATGAACAATCCAATCGTCGCAAAAAGGATCTGCGACGGCATCAAAAATCTGATTTGA
- a CDS encoding DEAD/DEAH box helicase, producing the protein MLFKELELNQHLLRALKEAGYTKATPIQEDAIPHLMNNKDLLGCAQTGTGKTAAFALPILQNLTEQETAGKGAIKALILAPTRELALQIGESFQIYAKYLPLKIQVIFGGVSQNPQTTALKRGTDILVATPGRLLDLIGQGYIKLNQVDFFVLDEADMMLDMGMLHDVRRIIRELPKKRQSMFFSATMPTEIEKLAGTILSNPVKVEVTPVSSTVEVIHQSVYPVAKTDKTDLLIHLLKEDTVERSLVFSRTKHGANKIVKKLLQAGLSAEAIHGNKSQTARQRALENFKTKKTSVLVATDIAARGIDVPELSHVILFDLPEVPETYVHRIGRTGRAGRGGKAISFCDETEASLLRDIEKLIKRKVPVVTDQPFLLKEGTKAAAPQPKKPIAARNNGTRVKNQQGTRGGQKAAQRPRFQTKQNTQSN; encoded by the coding sequence TTGTTATTTAAAGAACTAGAATTGAATCAACACCTGCTGCGCGCACTGAAAGAGGCAGGCTACACGAAAGCGACACCCATCCAGGAAGATGCCATTCCGCATCTGATGAACAACAAGGATTTGTTGGGTTGCGCCCAAACTGGTACCGGTAAGACCGCTGCCTTTGCCCTGCCGATTCTGCAGAATCTGACAGAACAAGAAACCGCTGGAAAAGGCGCCATCAAAGCGCTGATCCTTGCGCCGACCCGTGAACTTGCCCTGCAAATCGGGGAAAGCTTCCAAATTTACGCAAAATACCTTCCATTGAAAATCCAAGTCATTTTTGGCGGTGTTTCCCAGAATCCTCAAACAACCGCGCTGAAACGCGGAACGGATATCCTTGTGGCGACGCCAGGCAGACTGTTGGACCTTATCGGACAAGGATACATCAAACTGAACCAAGTGGATTTCTTTGTCCTGGATGAAGCCGATATGATGTTGGATATGGGGATGCTCCATGATGTACGCCGCATCATCCGCGAATTGCCTAAGAAACGCCAAAGCATGTTCTTTTCAGCCACTATGCCGACTGAAATCGAAAAACTTGCGGGGACTATTTTGTCAAATCCGGTGAAAGTGGAAGTCACTCCGGTTTCCTCGACTGTAGAAGTCATCCACCAGAGCGTTTATCCTGTAGCCAAGACCGACAAAACTGACTTGCTTATCCACCTGTTGAAGGAAGATACAGTGGAACGCTCGCTTGTCTTCTCAAGAACGAAGCACGGCGCCAACAAGATCGTCAAAAAGCTTTTGCAGGCTGGACTTTCAGCTGAAGCGATCCACGGCAATAAATCCCAGACTGCGCGTCAGCGTGCTTTGGAAAACTTCAAGACCAAAAAAACCAGCGTTCTTGTAGCGACAGATATCGCAGCCCGTGGTATCGATGTGCCTGAGCTTTCGCATGTCATCCTGTTTGATCTGCCTGAAGTTCCGGAAACCTATGTTCACCGTATCGGACGGACGGGACGCGCAGGACGAGGCGGAAAAGCCATCTCCTTCTGTGATGAAACCGAAGCATCCTTGTTGCGAGACATCGAAAAGCTAATCAAGAGAAAAGTCCCGGTCGTAACAGATCAGCCTTTCCTGTTGAAAGAAGGCACTAAGGCAGCTGCCCCGCAGCCCAAAAAACCGATTGCCGCGCGCAATAACGGAACTCGCGTCAAAAACCAGCAAGGTACAAGAGGCGGCCAAAAAGCCGCACAAAGACCGCGTTTCCAAACTAAACAAAACACGCAAAGCAACTGA
- a CDS encoding RpiB/LacA/LacB family sugar-phosphate isomerase, producing the protein MKIAVSSDHAGFALKEEVKALLEKEGHEVLDFGPYNEEPCDLSDYVYPASLAVAEGKADRGIFVDGVGYGSAMIANKICGVYAAVCQDPFCAKLARSHSDTNVLCLGGKIIGSALALEIVTAWMTTDYLRDIEKYTNRVDKVKKIAEKHLKRLDEIQD; encoded by the coding sequence ATGAAAATTGCCGTTTCCAGCGACCATGCCGGCTTCGCATTGAAAGAAGAAGTCAAAGCTTTACTCGAAAAGGAAGGCCATGAAGTGCTCGACTTCGGACCTTACAACGAAGAACCTTGTGACCTGTCCGATTATGTTTACCCTGCCTCACTGGCTGTGGCGGAAGGAAAAGCCGATCGCGGTATCTTTGTCGATGGCGTCGGTTACGGCAGTGCCATGATCGCCAACAAAATCTGTGGCGTCTATGCAGCGGTCTGCCAGGATCCTTTCTGCGCGAAACTGGCGCGTTCCCACTCCGACACGAATGTCCTCTGCCTCGGCGGAAAGATCATCGGATCGGCATTGGCGCTTGAAATCGTGACGGCTTGGATGACGACCGATTACCTCAGAGATATCGAAAAATACACCAACCGCGTCGACAAAGTGAAAAAGATTGCCGAAAAGCATCTGAAAAGATTGGATGAAATCCAAGACTAG
- a CDS encoding family 78 glycoside hydrolase catalytic domain yields the protein MEIMDIKFNGIVEPIGYHFEPLIVSWAVDNGLGKMQKEASIQVAADHEFKEIVLEKNGDLDSSGETLTLQLKPRTRYYVQIRVTAEDGETAESTSFFETGKLDETWDAEWIGPKVQEEIHPILFKDFELSHEVKESRLYISGVGLYEASLNGKKIGNDVLAPFVNNYEAFIQIQTYDVTDQLKQSNQLAIMLGNGWYKGRFGLSGENAYFGDKFAAIAELVVRYENGTEERIVTDLSWKATLSDITNSGIYDGETIDRTLDKAGRSDEAVIVGISKEKLQDRVSPGLSIHEVVPLKEVITTPNGEMVIDFGQNFAGWLEFDADFPAGTEVHFEFGEILQQGNFYNENYGTATAGFRYISNGTAETVHPHFTYFGFRYVRVTGWPAEKEIAVRGLAIYSDMARTGIIETGNAKVNQLYANSLWGLKSNFLDMPTDCPQRAERLGWTGDAQVFAPTASYHMDTRAFYRKYLIDMRTEQEKLSGSIPNYMPAMATQGGAAVWGDAATFIPKALWTAYGNKEEVGQYYPLMKDWVDWTGSQIEKAHGSKTELNAGGFQFGDWLALDGATPSSFKGSTDDTFIASAYYYESLCIVAEVAALMGNESDAAYYRGLSEQVRERILFEYVTPSGRLSIDTQSGYIIALKFKLFREREVVIEQLKSRLKKDLYKIKSGFVGTPIFCQVLSENGMADLAYEFLLNEGFPGWLYAVNLGATTIWERWNSVMPDGTMNPAGMNSLNHYSYGSVIEFVYKYVVGIQPLEAGFRTARLAPNPNVKLGHARGSYQSAAGKFVSEWKILKNGELSCYFEVPFGAQAEIVLPYADREPIKVVSGIYEYTYQPTKDLSVLYDSDTRLSIIKNENKELFEEILGIHERIRGFMAFADEEQLNLSLNQLSKLFYTGITAEMVAEADRLFKKANRI from the coding sequence ATGGAAATCATGGATATAAAATTTAACGGCATTGTTGAGCCTATCGGGTATCATTTTGAGCCATTGATCGTCAGTTGGGCGGTCGACAACGGGTTAGGGAAAATGCAAAAAGAGGCAAGCATCCAGGTAGCTGCCGATCACGAATTCAAAGAGATTGTGCTTGAGAAGAACGGTGATCTGGACAGTTCAGGGGAAACGTTGACGCTTCAGTTGAAGCCCAGAACACGCTATTATGTGCAGATTCGTGTCACGGCTGAAGATGGTGAAACGGCTGAATCGACAAGCTTTTTTGAGACCGGGAAACTGGATGAAACATGGGACGCGGAATGGATCGGGCCGAAGGTGCAGGAAGAAATCCATCCGATTCTGTTCAAGGATTTCGAACTGAGCCATGAAGTAAAAGAATCCCGCCTGTATATCAGTGGGGTTGGGCTTTATGAAGCAAGTTTGAACGGAAAAAAGATCGGAAATGATGTTCTGGCGCCGTTCGTCAACAACTACGAAGCTTTCATCCAAATCCAGACGTATGATGTCACCGATCAATTGAAACAAAGCAATCAGTTGGCGATCATGTTGGGCAACGGCTGGTACAAAGGGAGATTCGGCCTGAGCGGAGAGAATGCTTATTTTGGGGACAAATTTGCGGCAATCGCTGAACTGGTGGTGCGCTACGAAAACGGGACGGAAGAGCGGATCGTGACGGATCTCAGTTGGAAAGCGACGCTGAGCGATATCACGAACAGCGGCATCTACGATGGCGAAACGATCGACCGGACACTTGATAAAGCGGGGCGCAGTGATGAGGCGGTAATCGTTGGCATTTCAAAAGAAAAATTGCAAGACCGCGTTAGCCCGGGATTGAGCATTCATGAGGTAGTTCCTTTGAAGGAGGTCATCACGACCCCGAATGGCGAGATGGTAATTGATTTTGGGCAGAACTTTGCCGGCTGGCTTGAGTTTGATGCCGATTTCCCGGCAGGAACCGAGGTGCACTTTGAGTTCGGGGAAATACTGCAGCAAGGCAATTTTTATAATGAGAATTACGGCACTGCCACAGCAGGCTTCCGTTACATTTCCAATGGAACAGCCGAAACGGTTCACCCGCATTTCACTTACTTTGGCTTCCGTTATGTACGTGTGACGGGCTGGCCGGCAGAAAAGGAGATAGCCGTACGCGGGTTGGCCATCTATTCCGATATGGCGAGAACGGGCATCATCGAAACAGGCAATGCTAAAGTGAATCAACTGTATGCAAACTCGCTTTGGGGGCTCAAATCAAACTTCCTCGATATGCCGACCGATTGTCCGCAACGGGCTGAGCGTTTGGGCTGGACCGGGGACGCGCAAGTATTTGCTCCGACAGCAAGTTATCATATGGACACGCGGGCTTTTTACCGTAAATATCTGATCGACATGCGCACGGAACAGGAAAAACTGTCGGGAAGCATCCCGAATTATATGCCGGCGATGGCTACGCAAGGCGGCGCAGCTGTCTGGGGAGATGCAGCGACGTTCATACCTAAGGCTTTATGGACTGCCTATGGGAACAAGGAAGAAGTTGGGCAGTACTACCCGCTGATGAAAGACTGGGTGGATTGGACAGGTTCTCAAATCGAGAAAGCGCATGGTTCGAAAACGGAGCTTAATGCCGGTGGGTTCCAGTTCGGAGATTGGCTGGCCTTGGATGGCGCAACTCCTTCATCATTCAAAGGAAGCACTGACGATACGTTTATTGCTTCAGCTTATTATTACGAGAGCCTGTGCATCGTCGCGGAAGTCGCAGCTTTGATGGGGAATGAGTCTGACGCGGCCTATTACCGGGGACTCAGCGAACAAGTCCGGGAGCGGATTTTGTTCGAATATGTGACACCATCCGGACGCCTGTCCATCGACACCCAATCGGGGTACATCATTGCTTTGAAGTTCAAACTATTCCGTGAGCGCGAAGTGGTCATCGAGCAGCTGAAATCCCGTTTGAAAAAAGATCTGTACAAAATAAAATCCGGTTTCGTGGGGACGCCGATTTTTTGCCAAGTGCTGTCGGAGAATGGCATGGCCGATCTGGCCTATGAGTTTTTGCTCAATGAAGGCTTCCCGGGCTGGTTGTATGCGGTGAATCTTGGCGCGACGACAATCTGGGAGCGCTGGAACAGCGTAATGCCGGATGGCACCATGAATCCGGCAGGCATGAATTCCCTGAACCACTACAGTTATGGATCCGTCATCGAGTTTGTCTATAAATACGTGGTGGGCATCCAACCGCTGGAAGCTGGTTTCCGTACCGCGAGATTAGCGCCCAATCCAAATGTAAAATTGGGACATGCCCGCGGAAGCTATCAGTCAGCGGCCGGCAAATTCGTCAGCGAATGGAAAATCCTAAAAAATGGCGAACTGAGCTGCTATTTCGAAGTGCCATTTGGCGCACAGGCTGAGATCGTGTTGCCGTACGCTGATCGGGAGCCGATCAAAGTGGTTTCAGGCATATACGAGTACACCTACCAGCCGACAAAAGACTTGAGCGTGCTGTATGATTCGGATACACGCCTTTCGATCATCAAGAACGAAAACAAGGAACTGTTCGAAGAAATCTTGGGCATTCACGAACGCATCAGAGGCTTCATGGCGTTTGCGGATGAAGAACAGCTGAACCTGTCCTTGAATCAGCTGTCAAAATTATTCTACACTGGCATAACTGCAGAGATGGTCGCCGAGGCCGACCGGTTATTTAAAAAAGCGAATCGTATCTGA
- a CDS encoding AraC family transcriptional regulator translates to MSTAQDVLETLLKETPLEAEMKTMTAEQITAKFQNQATTAGYLLDFHLSDEDFFVDHQIFMNRHARYFAMPTHSHEFLELNYLLQGKCTQWIGQEKIQMKQGDLLMIDPGTGHSIDKLGEQDILINILIKSDAINTKVLQRMAQRHSLITDFLLTVGKKNSRHRPYLHFSTADNQRISTCLSYLLADYFGGETPKFEKVELWLLIILAELEDIMSSEAGELPFNKKVLDALEIIDSEYASITLEGLGKQLNFNKNYLSNLLKQETGLTFKEWVTKRRLQKAYDLLIGTDKPIEKIVAELGITSPSYFFKIFKNEYGETPNQLRKKMHRNKKL, encoded by the coding sequence ATGTCCACAGCACAAGATGTTCTGGAAACCTTGCTGAAAGAAACGCCGCTTGAAGCTGAAATGAAAACTATGACGGCTGAACAAATAACCGCCAAATTCCAAAATCAAGCAACAACAGCCGGCTATCTGCTTGATTTTCATTTATCTGATGAGGATTTTTTTGTGGATCATCAAATCTTCATGAACCGGCATGCTCGCTATTTTGCCATGCCCACCCATTCGCATGAATTCCTGGAACTGAATTACCTTCTGCAAGGGAAATGCACCCAGTGGATCGGTCAGGAAAAAATCCAGATGAAGCAGGGCGATCTGCTGATGATTGATCCTGGAACCGGCCATTCCATCGACAAGCTCGGTGAGCAGGACATCCTGATCAACATCTTAATCAAATCGGATGCCATCAACACGAAGGTACTCCAAAGGATGGCGCAGCGGCACAGTTTGATCACTGATTTTTTGCTGACCGTAGGCAAAAAAAATAGCCGTCACCGACCCTATCTGCATTTCAGCACCGCTGATAATCAACGGATCAGCACGTGCTTGTCCTATTTGCTTGCCGATTATTTTGGAGGGGAAACGCCTAAATTTGAGAAAGTGGAACTTTGGTTACTGATCATCCTGGCCGAACTGGAAGATATCATGTCCAGCGAAGCCGGGGAACTGCCATTCAACAAGAAAGTGCTCGATGCCCTGGAGATCATCGACAGTGAATACGCCAGCATCACGTTGGAAGGTCTGGGGAAACAATTGAATTTCAACAAAAATTACCTCAGCAATCTGCTCAAACAAGAAACAGGCCTGACGTTCAAAGAGTGGGTCACGAAACGACGACTGCAAAAGGCCTACGATCTGCTGATCGGGACCGACAAACCGATCGAAAAAATCGTTGCAGAGCTTGGCATCACCAGTCCGAGTTATTTCTTCAAGATATTCAAGAATGAGTACGGAGAGACGCCCAATCAGTTGCGGAAAAAAATGCACAGAAACAAAAAGCTATGA
- the pgmB gene encoding beta-phosphoglucomutase — protein sequence MGEIKGLVFDLDGVITDTAERHYLAWERIAHRLGIAIDREWNERLKGISRTESLEFILAEDSTLLLDSEEKAQLLKEKNAHYLELIAEITAADILPGIPELLKEAKNAGYRMAIASASKNAHLILERLGLSAAFDAVVDPESLTYNKPHPEIFERAAQALGLETQECIGFEDSLAGIEGIKRAGMPAVAIAIPAFGEWLPDIEVTATRELNLKEIVREVTMKERV from the coding sequence ATGGGCGAAATAAAAGGACTGGTATTTGATTTGGACGGTGTCATCACTGATACAGCTGAACGGCATTACTTGGCATGGGAAAGGATAGCGCATCGATTGGGCATCGCGATCGACCGCGAATGGAACGAACGCCTCAAAGGCATCAGCAGAACGGAATCTTTGGAATTTATTTTGGCTGAAGATTCGACGCTTCTCCTTGATTCGGAAGAAAAAGCACAGCTGTTGAAGGAAAAAAATGCGCATTACTTGGAGTTGATCGCGGAAATCACAGCAGCGGACATCCTGCCCGGTATTCCGGAACTCCTGAAAGAGGCAAAGAATGCAGGCTACCGCATGGCGATCGCCTCCGCCAGCAAAAATGCGCACCTCATTCTGGAAAGACTGGGTCTCTCGGCTGCCTTCGATGCCGTCGTCGACCCGGAATCTTTGACCTACAACAAGCCACATCCGGAGATTTTCGAAAGGGCAGCGCAGGCTTTGGGTCTGGAAACACAGGAATGCATCGGTTTCGAAGACTCGTTGGCGGGCATCGAAGGGATCAAAAGGGCGGGCATGCCCGCCGTCGCCATCGCCATCCCAGCTTTTGGCGAGTGGCTCCCCGACATTGAAGTGACGGCTACAAGAGAATTAAACCTGAAAGAAATTGTACGCGAAGTGACGATGAAGGAGCGTGTTTAA
- a CDS encoding glycoside hydrolase family 3 N-terminal domain-containing protein, whose protein sequence is MIDLKGNPFYLKDEQIAWVNRMLASLTLDEKVGQLFCPIGMSTDEKALFDLAVNKKIGGLLFRPGKGEEVQQAHRYLQQQAKVPMLIAANLEAGGTGSAIDGTRIGNPMLLAAGQDAEFGHHLGEVCAKEGSAVGVNWAFAPVVDIDYNFHNPITNVRTYGSDPETVLNYAKGFVEAVQQNGVAASIKHFPGDGIDFRDQHLVTTVNTLPLEEWRNTYGKVYSGLIEAGSLSVMIGHIALPAVQKSEEDAFLPATLSPVIMQELLREELGFNGVITSDATPMVGFCAAMERRLAVPTAIAAGCDIFLFNKDLEEDIRFMKEGIAAGILTSERIDEAVTRILAMKAALHLPEKQAEALLVPEKEELSVLQTEQYVEWAKQAADNGITLVKDTAGNLPLRPEETPRLLLQLLGPYEESNRQIFSKVLPLLEKEGFQVTLYQPEDFTTGFESVSQFRSKYDAVLYLANVENRSNATTTRINWYTFFGQGNNIPWFVDEVPTVFASLGNPYHLMDVPMVRTYINAYDNHQIIIEALVTKLLGKSDFKGVSPIDPYCGLMDARR, encoded by the coding sequence ATGATCGATTTGAAGGGGAATCCTTTTTATCTGAAGGATGAGCAAATAGCATGGGTAAACCGGATGTTGGCAAGCTTGACGTTGGATGAAAAAGTGGGGCAGCTGTTCTGCCCAATCGGCATGTCCACGGACGAAAAGGCACTGTTTGACTTGGCTGTGAACAAAAAAATTGGAGGCTTGCTGTTCCGTCCTGGAAAAGGCGAAGAAGTGCAGCAGGCCCACCGCTATCTGCAACAACAGGCTAAGGTTCCGATGCTGATCGCAGCCAACCTGGAAGCGGGTGGTACGGGAAGCGCTATTGACGGTACGCGCATCGGCAATCCGATGTTGTTGGCGGCTGGTCAGGATGCCGAATTTGGGCACCATCTTGGTGAAGTATGCGCCAAGGAAGGTTCGGCGGTAGGCGTGAACTGGGCCTTCGCGCCGGTCGTGGATATCGACTACAATTTTCATAATCCGATCACGAATGTGCGCACGTACGGCAGCGATCCCGAAACCGTCCTCAACTATGCAAAAGGTTTTGTTGAAGCCGTGCAGCAAAACGGGGTGGCGGCTTCGATCAAGCATTTTCCCGGGGACGGCATCGACTTCCGTGATCAGCATCTGGTGACTACAGTCAACACTTTGCCGCTTGAAGAATGGCGGAATACCTATGGGAAAGTCTATTCGGGCCTCATCGAAGCCGGCTCACTTTCGGTGATGATCGGCCATATCGCTTTGCCGGCGGTCCAGAAATCAGAAGAAGATGCTTTTCTGCCGGCCACCTTATCTCCGGTCATCATGCAGGAACTGTTGCGCGAGGAACTCGGATTCAATGGCGTCATCACAAGCGATGCCACGCCGATGGTCGGTTTTTGCGCGGCGATGGAGCGGCGTTTGGCAGTTCCGACAGCAATCGCGGCTGGATGTGATATCTTTCTGTTCAACAAAGACTTGGAGGAGGATATCCGCTTCATGAAGGAAGGGATTGCGGCCGGCATCCTTACCTCGGAACGGATCGACGAAGCCGTCACCCGCATTTTGGCGATGAAAGCGGCCTTGCACTTGCCTGAAAAACAAGCGGAAGCACTGTTGGTCCCGGAAAAAGAGGAGCTGTCTGTCCTGCAGACGGAACAATATGTCGAGTGGGCGAAGCAAGCCGCCGACAACGGCATCACGCTCGTCAAGGATACGGCCGGCAACCTGCCGCTACGCCCAGAAGAAACGCCTCGTCTGTTGCTGCAACTGCTAGGGCCTTACGAGGAATCGAACCGCCAGATTTTTTCCAAAGTGCTTCCGCTTTTGGAAAAGGAAGGCTTCCAAGTGACGCTGTATCAACCAGAAGATTTCACGACCGGGTTCGAGTCCGTTTCCCAATTCCGGTCCAAATATGATGCCGTCCTCTATCTGGCTAATGTCGAAAACCGCAGCAACGCTACAACGACAAGAATCAACTGGTATACCTTCTTCGGCCAAGGGAACAATATCCCGTGGTTCGTTGATGAAGTGCCGACCGTATTCGCGAGCCTGGGCAATCCCTACCATTTGATGGATGTGCCGATGGTGAGGACCTACATCAATGCCTACGACAATCATCAGATAATCATTGAAGCGCTGGTCACCAAACTTCTCGGCAAGAGCGATTTCAAGGGCGTGAGTCCGATCGATCCTTATTGTGGACTGATGGATGCCCGCAGATAG
- a CDS encoding helix-turn-helix domain-containing protein produces MFELDHFLREETKVEKEQRKSGFNVTDPDILDELILSGNKFRLNGDFLMSEEMFFKKGDVHIRKHNRYSDMPLHHHQFLELNYMYSGSCTQEVSGEKIVLTEGDIIMLDRGSSHSFRALGENDILINVLLKVETINTKILQQLVKKRGVLTEFLVLASQRTHEEDQFLVFRTGENVKVQTFMQYILEEYYGGTEPNIEVIHLYLPLLFMELARTFEEETKGQQGHQNQVVTEALAIIEKDYRMLSLEMLAQQLGFNKNYLGNLIKKETGDTFKQLLQRQRMLHAHHLLLYSNYSMEEISEEIGYLDTSYFFRSFKKAHGKTPGQVRDEALRRDL; encoded by the coding sequence ATGTTTGAACTGGACCATTTTTTAAGGGAAGAAACCAAAGTCGAAAAAGAGCAACGCAAGTCTGGGTTCAATGTGACGGATCCCGATATCCTCGACGAATTGATTTTGAGTGGAAATAAGTTCCGCTTGAATGGCGATTTCCTAATGAGTGAGGAAATGTTCTTCAAAAAAGGGGATGTCCATATCCGGAAGCACAATCGCTATTCGGATATGCCATTGCACCATCATCAGTTTCTGGAGTTGAATTACATGTATTCCGGATCCTGCACCCAGGAAGTCAGCGGCGAAAAAATCGTCCTCACCGAAGGCGACATCATCATGCTGGATCGGGGCAGTTCGCATTCCTTCCGGGCGTTGGGCGAAAACGACATCCTTATCAATGTCCTGTTGAAAGTGGAGACAATCAATACAAAAATCCTGCAGCAGCTCGTGAAAAAACGCGGAGTATTGACTGAGTTTCTGGTGTTGGCAAGCCAACGCACCCACGAAGAGGATCAGTTTTTGGTATTCCGGACGGGAGAAAATGTAAAAGTACAAACTTTCATGCAGTACATCTTGGAGGAATACTACGGAGGAACCGAACCGAATATCGAAGTGATCCACCTCTACCTGCCATTGTTGTTCATGGAACTGGCGCGCACGTTCGAAGAGGAAACGAAAGGGCAACAAGGCCACCAGAATCAGGTTGTCACGGAAGCGTTGGCCATCATCGAAAAAGACTATCGCATGCTTTCTTTGGAAATGCTGGCGCAGCAATTGGGCTTCAACAAGAATTATTTAGGGAACCTGATCAAAAAAGAGACGGGGGATACCTTCAAACAGTTGCTGCAGCGCCAACGCATGCTGCACGCGCATCATCTGCTGCTTTATTCGAATTATTCGATGGAGGAAATTTCCGAGGAAATCGGCTACCTGGATACGAGCTATTTCTTCCGGTCCTTCAAGAAAGCGCACGGCAAGACGCCAGGGCAGGTCCGCGATGAAGCTTTGCGCAGGGACCTGTAG